The following coding sequences are from one Oncorhynchus kisutch isolate 150728-3 linkage group LG23, Okis_V2, whole genome shotgun sequence window:
- the LOC109868809 gene encoding rho guanine nucleotide exchange factor 28, with translation MCYLPETLSSQDYQICSSLEEKLQIYAELSVLRGEAQDSHPEPHLLVQPNPEEVPQAAVLLTAALREAENLRTTLSSLTFSPFSPCSPPRDPLSHPVSPACPPTPLDIPSDVEASLGDPNTRDGESASQVLVLQSLTNNINLKVSHSVQSLTQLLYSLQAAVTIQDSFYEVQKFLLHESDRHSPRSPRPHTPCLRGNALQEQEKQRNLEKRREEVAAAVRLQGRLHQERQRWERECQARHSQQGELESRLEERERQCHLEAERLKQEREELEEQLEEYQQSLERLRESQRSVEKERERLETQQNLLQSWRHSRQRSLPVMVIPLDRCHQDSLPGQPGGHLDNGGSVFVNEAAVTMAMGLNNRHMHHHLQQQQRGYGDDPQAHNSLNTLLARSSHGQTLQLHPDTHTPQDWAGGTGVTGYLYTPTEGQGSEQKPNDINTHRKVRETWSLMATAAGQYQGVPPHGDPQLDLSFLVPLETESGDGEDVGEENIVYL, from the exons ATGTGTTATCTACCAGAGACCCTATCCAGTCAGGATTATCAGATATGCTCCAGTCTGGAGGAGAAGCTACAGATCTATGCTGAACTGTCTGTCCTGAGGGGCGAGGCCCAGGACTCACACCCTGAGCCACACCTACTGGTCCAGCCAAACCCAGAGGAGGTGCCCCAGGCTGCAGTACTGCTTACTGCCGCGCTCAGAGAGG ctgAGAACCTGAGGACCACTCTGTCCTCGCTGACCTTTTCCCCCTTCAGCCCCTGCAGCCCTCCCAGGGACCCCCTGTCCCACCCTGTGTCCCCAGCCTGCCCTCCTACCCCCCTGGACATCCCCTCAGATGTGGAGGCCTCACTTGGGGACCCTAATACCAGGGATGGGGAGTCAGCCTCCCAAGTCCTTGTACTGCAGTCCCTAACTAATAATATTAACCTTAAG GTGTCCCACAGTGTCCAAAGCTTGACCCAGTTACTCTATAGTCTACAG GCGGCGGTAACCATCCAAGACAGTTTCTACGAGGTTCAGAAGTTCCTCCTCCATGAGAGTGACCGCCACTCCCCCCGCTCTCCGAGACCACACACCCCATGTCTCCGTGGCAACGCTCTGCAGGAGCAGGAGAAGCAGCGTAACCTGGAGAAGCGCCGTGAGGAGGTGGCGGCAGCGGTACGGTTGCAGGGCAGGCTGCACCAG GAGAGACAGCGGTGGGAGAGGGAGTGCCAGGCGCGCCACAGCCAACAGGGGGAGCTGGAGAgcaggctggaggagagggagagacagtgccACCTGGAGGCTGAGAGGCTGAAACAGGAGCGGGAAGAGCTGGAGGAGCAGCTGGAGGAGTACCAGCAGAGCctggagaggctgagagagagtcagaggagtgtggagaaggagagggagaggctggaGACCCAGCAGAACCTGCTGCAGAGCTGGAGACACAGCCGACAGAGGAGCCTGCCTGTCATGGTCATACCCCTGGACCGCTGTCAtcag GACTCACTTCCTGGCCAGCCTGGAGGCCATCTTGACAACGGCGGCTCAGTCTTTGTCAACGAGGCAGCGGTCACCATGGCAATGGGGCTCAACAACCGCCATATGCACCAccacctgcagcagcagcagagagggTATGGAGATGACCCTCAAGCCCACAACAGCCTGAACACCCTACTGGCCCGCTCCAGCCACGGACAGACACTCCAActccaccctgacacacacacaccccaggacTGGgcggggggcaccggtgtcaCCGGGTACCTCTACACACCCACAGAGGGACAGGGCTCTGAGCAGAAACCCAACG ATATAAACACACACCGCAAAGTGAGGGAGACGTGGTCATTGATGGCAACAGCGGCTGGACAATATCAGGGTGTACCCCCACATGGAGATCCCCAACTGGACCTGTCCTTCTTGGTTCCCCTGGAGAC